From Pseudonocardia autotrophica, one genomic window encodes:
- a CDS encoding energy-coupling factor transporter transmembrane component T family protein has translation MTGIGSAPRPGFLRRVNPLAKIAGPLPAMAYLSVTRDPWVPGVLLVAAALLVVAGSGLGPRRLGTGLLVGLLLVGTLTVSFTLLAGGATVDADPSTVAIGPLEVRASALYAGLSTALRMTALMGLTLVGGLTTDATDLVRALIRTLRVPYRYGYGAIASYRFVGRFSQELHVIRAAHRARGVADRNPVRRAGRMAVPLLAGGIRHAERVAVAMDARAFGAHPTRTERRIVRFRPSDAVFVLACWAFSVATVVVLDRQGLVAPLVFLT, from the coding sequence GTGACCGGGATCGGGTCGGCGCCGCGGCCCGGCTTCCTGCGCCGGGTCAACCCGCTCGCCAAGATCGCCGGACCGCTGCCGGCGATGGCCTACCTGAGCGTCACCCGGGACCCGTGGGTGCCGGGTGTCCTGCTGGTCGCGGCGGCGCTGCTCGTCGTCGCGGGATCCGGACTCGGGCCGCGCAGGCTGGGCACGGGGCTGCTGGTCGGGCTGCTGCTCGTGGGCACGCTGACCGTGAGCTTCACCCTGCTCGCCGGCGGTGCCACGGTCGACGCGGATCCGTCGACGGTCGCGATCGGGCCGCTCGAGGTGCGCGCGTCCGCGCTCTACGCCGGGCTGTCCACCGCACTGCGGATGACGGCGCTGATGGGGCTCACCCTCGTCGGCGGCCTCACGACCGATGCCACCGACCTGGTGCGCGCGCTCATCCGCACGCTTCGGGTGCCCTACCGGTACGGGTACGGGGCCATCGCGTCGTACCGGTTCGTCGGCCGCTTCTCCCAGGAGCTGCACGTCATCCGAGCGGCGCACCGGGCCCGCGGGGTCGCCGACCGCAATCCGGTGCGCCGGGCGGGCCGGATGGCGGTCCCGCTGCTCGCCGGCGGGATCCGGCACGCCGAGCGGGTCGCCGTCGCGATGGACGCGCGCGCGTTCGGCGCCCACCCGACCCGCACCGAGCGGCGGATCGTGCGGTTCCGCCCGTCCGACGCGGTGTTCGTGCTCGCCTGCTGGGCGTTCTCGGTGGCGACGGTCGTCGTGCTGGATCGTCAGGGACTGGTCGCGCCGCTGGTGTTCCTGACCTGA
- a CDS encoding ABC transporter ATP-binding protein: MTTRPGHRPRPAAGPGSDDVLVRARGVRVRHETAESWRPDGVDLDVRPGEVVLLLGPSGCGKSTLSLALGDLVPRSVPADLEGTVVLGPAPDGGPLRVGMVFQDPDAQVVTGTVFDEVCFGPENLCLPVDEIERTAHAALAAVGLTGRERDDPGVLSGGGRQRLALACALALRPRLLVLDEPTANLDPHASVELYRLVDRLRRDPSGELGVLVVEHELDDVVEIADRVVVLDGAGRPVTDGGTTRVFREEHELLAGLGVWLPTAVQLARRLSAAGVRFDPPPVTLGELADGLAGRPDVRPVAASPGRVAATTTPATGKIGTPATGKIDGEDPASPIVRARDLTVVPGRGREPVLRDVSLTVAAGEILAVAGVNGAGKTTLAQALAGVRPPPPGTVDVAGLDVGRAGPRAVAAVVAFVFQNPEHQFLAPTVADELAHGLRVRHTEPDEVDQRVAAALDRFGLGRYRGHSPWLLSHGEKRRLSVASALITGPRVLVLDEPTFGQDRARATELMALLSELNADGTTVVMVSHDLQLVAEHAGQLAVLADGRLLAHGPTGELLTDDRLLAAAGLRPPPLRRLAGALAGRNPAWARVYRTADLPGPGRDPAGNGPVLRTDASAGPPREPGTGPASGPTGPRTGPAAGPAGEPGTGPGR; the protein is encoded by the coding sequence TTGACCACGCGGCCGGGACACCGCCCGCGGCCGGCCGCCGGGCCCGGTTCCGACGACGTGCTGGTGCGCGCCCGCGGGGTGCGGGTCCGGCACGAGACGGCCGAGAGCTGGCGGCCGGACGGGGTCGATCTCGACGTCCGGCCCGGGGAGGTCGTCCTGCTGCTCGGCCCCTCCGGATGTGGCAAGTCGACCCTCTCGCTCGCGCTCGGGGATCTGGTGCCGCGCAGCGTCCCGGCCGATCTCGAGGGCACCGTGGTGCTCGGGCCCGCCCCGGACGGCGGCCCGCTGCGGGTCGGCATGGTGTTCCAGGACCCGGACGCCCAGGTGGTCACCGGCACCGTGTTCGACGAGGTCTGTTTCGGTCCGGAGAACCTGTGCCTGCCGGTCGACGAGATCGAGCGGACCGCGCACGCGGCGCTCGCCGCGGTCGGGCTGACCGGCCGGGAACGCGACGATCCCGGGGTGCTGTCCGGTGGCGGGCGCCAGCGCCTCGCCCTGGCTTGCGCGCTGGCACTGCGTCCGCGGCTGCTGGTGCTCGACGAGCCGACCGCGAACCTGGACCCGCATGCCTCGGTCGAGCTGTACCGGCTGGTCGACCGGCTCCGCCGGGATCCGTCGGGTGAGCTGGGGGTGCTCGTCGTCGAGCACGAGCTCGACGACGTCGTGGAGATCGCCGACCGGGTCGTCGTGCTCGACGGCGCCGGCAGGCCGGTCACCGACGGCGGGACCACCCGGGTGTTCCGCGAGGAACACGAGCTGCTCGCCGGGCTCGGGGTCTGGCTGCCGACCGCGGTGCAGCTCGCCCGCCGGCTGTCCGCCGCGGGCGTCCGGTTCGACCCGCCGCCGGTCACCCTCGGCGAGCTCGCCGACGGGCTCGCCGGCCGGCCGGACGTCCGGCCCGTCGCGGCGTCCCCCGGCCGGGTCGCCGCGACGACCACACCCGCCACCGGGAAGATCGGCACACCCGCCACCGGGAAGATCGACGGAGAGGATCCGGCATCTCCGATCGTGCGGGCCCGGGATCTGACGGTCGTTCCCGGCCGGGGCCGCGAACCGGTCCTGCGCGACGTGTCGCTGACCGTCGCGGCCGGTGAGATCCTCGCCGTCGCCGGGGTGAACGGGGCCGGGAAGACCACCCTCGCGCAGGCGCTCGCCGGGGTGCGGCCGCCACCGCCGGGAACCGTCGACGTGGCAGGGCTCGACGTCGGCCGGGCCGGTCCCCGCGCCGTCGCCGCGGTGGTGGCGTTCGTCTTCCAGAACCCGGAGCACCAGTTCCTCGCCCCGACCGTCGCCGACGAGCTGGCCCACGGATTGCGCGTCCGGCACACCGAGCCGGACGAGGTGGATCAGCGGGTCGCCGCCGCGCTCGACCGGTTCGGCCTGGGCCGCTACCGCGGCCACAGCCCCTGGCTGCTCTCGCACGGCGAGAAGCGACGGTTGTCGGTGGCGAGCGCGCTGATCACCGGGCCCCGGGTGCTGGTGCTCGACGAGCCGACCTTCGGCCAGGACCGGGCACGCGCCACCGAGCTGATGGCGCTGCTCTCCGAGCTCAACGCCGATGGCACCACGGTGGTGATGGTGAGCCACGACCTGCAGCTGGTCGCCGAGCACGCCGGGCAGCTCGCGGTGCTGGCCGATGGCCGCCTGCTCGCGCACGGCCCGACCGGCGAGCTGCTCACCGACGACCGGTTGCTGGCGGCCGCGGGACTGCGGCCACCGCCGTTGCGCAGGCTCGCCGGCGCACTGGCCGGGCGGAATCCGGCGTGGGCGCGGGTGTACCGGACCGCAGACCTTCCGGGACCGGGACGGGACCCCGCCGGAAACGGGCCGGTGCTCCGGACGGATGCCTCGGCAGGGCCCCCGCGAGAGCCCGGAACGGGGCCCGCATCAGGACCGACCGGGCCGAGAACCGGGCCCGCGGCAGGGCCCGCGGGAGAGCCCGGAACGGGCCCCGGCCGGTGA
- a CDS encoding ABC transporter ATP-binding protein, translated as MSGTVTSPAPAVDLFAPVRSRIGAIVGLAAVGAAGTVVPLVAVVELARTLWPAVEGLPVDTGRVWAIVAVAAVALPASFAATWGSIMVGHLADARLQRDVRTRLLDLLGRLPLGWFGRRSSGSVKKTVENDVSALHHITGHAVHDLVVAVVVPVLSLVYLFATEWRMALACLVPLVLTIVLYAAMMAGSRDQLVRYDESVERLNSATVEFVHGIAVVKSFGQGRRRHAGYATETDRFLRFYRGWMGETATMQTLVEVVTAPAVVLAWLAGSGAWLVGTGTVAPVDVLPALVLGLGLTAPLLQLGYTGQSMRGALQARDSVVRFLQQPVQPQPDRPVQPVGSVVEYAGVSFGYDDTRRVLHDISLTCRPGTVTALVGPSGSGKSTLARLLPRFHDVDDGRISVGGADVRDVATAALYAEIGFVLQDAHVLRTTVRDNIRLTRPDADDEQVEQAAVAARIHDRILRLPRGYDSVIGADAHLSGGEQQRLTIARALVTDAPILVLDEATAALDPDSEAAVQDAVSALAVERSLLVIAHRLHTVTGADTILVLDGGRITERGTHDELLSACGTYRDLWVRQERVRERSPEPVVSGEPGAAGVNR; from the coding sequence GTGTCCGGCACCGTCACGTCCCCGGCCCCGGCGGTCGATCTCTTCGCGCCGGTGCGGTCCCGGATCGGCGCGATCGTCGGGCTGGCCGCCGTCGGCGCGGCGGGCACGGTCGTGCCGCTGGTCGCCGTCGTCGAGCTGGCCCGCACGCTGTGGCCCGCCGTCGAGGGCCTGCCCGTCGACACCGGCCGGGTCTGGGCGATCGTCGCCGTCGCCGCCGTCGCGTTGCCCGCCTCGTTCGCCGCGACCTGGGGTTCGATCATGGTCGGCCACCTGGCCGACGCCCGGCTGCAGCGCGACGTGCGCACCCGCCTGCTCGACCTGCTCGGCAGGCTCCCGCTGGGCTGGTTCGGCAGGCGCTCGTCGGGCTCGGTGAAGAAGACCGTCGAGAACGACGTGTCCGCGCTGCACCACATCACCGGGCACGCCGTGCACGACCTGGTGGTCGCCGTCGTCGTACCGGTGCTGTCGCTGGTCTACCTGTTCGCCACCGAATGGCGGATGGCGCTGGCCTGCCTGGTCCCGCTGGTGCTGACCATCGTGCTGTACGCCGCGATGATGGCGGGCAGCCGGGACCAGCTGGTGCGCTACGACGAGTCGGTCGAGCGGCTCAACTCGGCCACCGTCGAGTTCGTGCACGGCATCGCGGTGGTCAAGAGCTTCGGGCAGGGGCGACGCAGGCACGCCGGCTACGCCACGGAGACCGACCGGTTCCTGCGCTTCTACCGCGGTTGGATGGGCGAGACCGCGACGATGCAGACGCTGGTCGAGGTGGTCACCGCTCCGGCGGTCGTGCTCGCCTGGCTCGCCGGCAGCGGCGCCTGGCTGGTCGGCACCGGCACCGTCGCGCCGGTCGACGTGCTGCCGGCGCTCGTGCTCGGGCTCGGGTTGACAGCACCGCTGCTCCAGCTCGGCTACACCGGCCAGTCGATGCGCGGCGCGCTGCAGGCCCGCGACTCGGTCGTCCGGTTCCTGCAGCAGCCGGTCCAGCCGCAACCCGATCGCCCGGTCCAGCCGGTCGGGTCGGTCGTCGAGTACGCCGGCGTCTCCTTCGGCTACGACGACACCCGCCGGGTACTGCACGACATCTCGCTGACCTGTCGCCCCGGCACCGTCACCGCGCTGGTCGGGCCGTCCGGTTCCGGTAAGTCCACCCTCGCCCGGCTCCTCCCCCGATTCCACGATGTCGACGACGGCCGGATCAGCGTCGGCGGTGCCGATGTCCGCGACGTCGCGACCGCCGCGCTGTACGCCGAGATCGGTTTCGTCCTGCAGGACGCGCACGTGCTGCGGACCACCGTCCGGGACAACATTCGGCTCACCCGGCCCGACGCCGACGACGAGCAGGTCGAGCAGGCCGCCGTGGCCGCCCGGATCCACGACCGGATCCTGCGGCTGCCCCGCGGCTACGACTCGGTGATCGGCGCGGACGCGCACCTCTCCGGTGGCGAGCAGCAACGCCTGACCATCGCCCGTGCCCTGGTCACCGACGCGCCGATCCTGGTGCTGGACGAGGCGACCGCCGCGCTGGACCCGGACTCCGAGGCTGCCGTCCAGGACGCCGTCTCCGCGCTGGCGGTGGAGCGGAGCCTGCTGGTCATCGCGCACCGGCTGCACACGGTCACCGGGGCGGACACCATCCTCGTCCTCGACGGCGGCCGGATCACCGAACGCGGCACCCACGACGAGCTGCTCTCCGCCTGCGGGACCTACCGGGACCTGTGGGTACGCCAGGAACGCGTCCGCGAGCGCTCACCGGAGCCGGTGGTCTCCGGCGAGCCCGGCGCCGCCGGGGTGAACCGGTGA
- a CDS encoding TetR/AcrR family transcriptional regulator: MARRAAGTPYHLGLTPDRIVAEALDLTGRGHLLGWSLRELADRLGVTVSVITHHVGSKDRLLRRVVEEALAGLRPPPGDLPWDAWFREMLLAIREPLRRYPGTAKWVLLHGPTFPAIMPMIDTGIAALQRAGFGDAVGLAFATLFNNAVMTLAVADERLAEEGDGPRDHGTALRELRAAGAGNSGIAVLDSTLLRMFASGSGEAHETYYRFVVDTTIAGLTVLRDDPAQVRNTSGATSP; encoded by the coding sequence ATGGCCCGACGTGCGGCCGGTACGCCGTACCACCTGGGGCTGACGCCCGACCGGATCGTCGCCGAGGCGCTCGACCTCACCGGGCGCGGCCACCTGCTCGGCTGGTCGCTGCGCGAGCTCGCCGATCGGCTCGGCGTCACCGTCTCGGTGATCACCCATCACGTCGGGAGCAAGGACCGTCTGCTCCGCCGGGTGGTGGAGGAGGCACTGGCCGGGCTCCGCCCGCCGCCCGGCGACCTGCCGTGGGACGCCTGGTTCCGGGAGATGCTGCTGGCGATCCGTGAGCCGCTGCGCCGCTACCCCGGCACGGCCAAGTGGGTGCTGCTGCACGGCCCGACCTTCCCGGCGATCATGCCGATGATCGACACCGGGATCGCGGCGCTGCAGCGTGCCGGGTTCGGCGACGCGGTGGGTCTGGCGTTCGCCACCCTGTTCAACAACGCGGTGATGACGCTGGCGGTGGCCGACGAACGGCTCGCCGAAGAAGGCGACGGCCCGCGGGACCACGGGACGGCGCTGCGCGAGCTGCGCGCCGCGGGGGCCGGGAACTCCGGGATCGCGGTGCTCGACTCGACGCTGCTGCGCATGTTCGCGTCCGGCTCGGGCGAGGCGCACGAGACCTACTACCGGTTCGTGGTCGACACCACGATCGCCGGGCTCACCGTGCTCCGGGACGACCCGGCTCAGGTCAGGAACACCAGCGGCGCGACCAGTCCCTGA